One region of Carya illinoinensis cultivar Pawnee chromosome 8, C.illinoinensisPawnee_v1, whole genome shotgun sequence genomic DNA includes:
- the LOC122274601 gene encoding protein FAR1-RELATED SEQUENCE 5-like: MEGIAPKAIITDQDRAMKNVIAIVFPKTRHRFCLWHILKKVLEKLGLYAVYKSGLKTGLIKCVYDTQSIEDFEKCWAEFINTFELHENAWLNSLYAERDHWVPVFLKETFWAGMSTTQRNKSMNAFFDGYVHSKTNLKEFVDQFDSAFKKKIEIKNQAEFQSFSVTIPCVSRSPIEKKFQELYTNAKFKEVQQQVIGVLDLETSLLTSDGVLKSYLIEDEVRIQEFTKMVTYLVEFNVDDCNAKCSCRLFQMRGILCSHILAIFKSNGIKSLPDQYILDRWRKDIKSRYTIIRSSYDEGDQRPNDYAVDCNEQFEDAKKRIHEMTECYRQNQRPISLTESGGLETLDRTDVGSSQQVKSPNVVRGKGKLSSLRRASRMETEMHKVKAKQSKAQVGGKRKYIHRDEGDTTAKEMCKNLFGPAETAIFNVGNVQIVVDISATDICGTQFQHTVFGSQETLQFGLDGLQPECMDVTQPDRTMRLFDF, translated from the exons ATGGAAGGTATAGCTCCAAAGGCCATTATTACTGATCAAGATAGAGCAATGAAAAATGTAATTGCTATTGTCTTTCCGAAAACACGACATAGATTTTGCCTATGGCATATACTGAAAAAAGTCCTTGAGAAGCTTGGGTTATATGCTGTGTACAAAAGTGGACTGAAAACTGGGTTAATAAAATGTGTGTACGACACACAATCTATTGAGGACTTTGAAAAGTGTTGGGCCGAGTTTATTAACACGTTTGAGTTACATGAGAATGCGTGGTTGAATAGTTTATATGCAGAGCGTGATCATTGGGTACCGGTTTTCCTAAAGGAGACcttttgggctggaatgagtacaacccagCGCAATAAGAGTATGAATGCCTTTTTTGATGGTTATGTCCATTCGAAGacaaacttaaaagagtttgtTGACCAGTTTGACAGTGCgtttaagaagaaaattgaaattaaaaatcagGCAGAATTCCAGTCTTTTAGTGTCACTATCCCTTGCGTATCTAGATCTCCaatagaaaagaaatttcaagagTTATACACCAACGCTAAATTCAAGGAAGTTCAGCAACAAGTAATTGGTGTGCTTGATCTAGAGACATCTCTACTGACGTCAGATGGTGTTTTGAAGAGTTATTTGATAGAAGATGAAGTTCGTATTCAGGAGTTCACAAAAATGGTTACATATTTAGTGGAATTTAATGTGGATGATTGCAATGCAAAATGTTCATGTAGGTTATTTCAAATGAGGGGGATACTGTGTAGCCATATTTTGGCGATATTCAAATCTAACGGCATAAAATCATTACCAGACCAGTACATTTTAGACCGGTGGAGGAAGGACATCAAAAGCAGATACACAATAATCCGAAGCAGCTACGACGAAGGAGATCAGAGGCCAAATG ATTATGCGGTGGATTGTAATGAGCAATTTGAAGATGCAAAGAAGAGGATACATGAGATGACTGAATGTTATCGTCAGAACCAACGTCCCATATCTTTGACCGAATCAG GTGGTTTGGAGACACTAGATAGAACTGACGTTGGTAGCTCACAACAAGTCAAGAGTCCAAATGTTGTCAGAGGGAAAGGAAAACTCTCATCTTTGAGGAGAGCATCCAGGATGGAAACAGAGATGCACAAGGTTAAAGCCAAACAAAGTAAAGCACAAGTGGGAGGAAAGCGCAAATATATTCAT cGAGATGAAGGAGATACAACAGCAAAGGAGATGTGCAAGAATTTATTTGGCCCAGCAGAGACCGCCATCTTCAATGTTGGAAATGTTCAG ATTGTGGTAGACATCTCAGCTACTGACATTTGTGGTACCCAATTTCAACATACAGTATTTGGGAGTCAAGAAACA CTGCAatttgggttggatggattaCAACCGGAGTGCATGGATGTGACACAACCAGATCGAACAATGAGGTTGTTCGATTtttaa